From Alligator mississippiensis isolate rAllMis1 chromosome 9, rAllMis1, whole genome shotgun sequence, one genomic window encodes:
- the IL17B gene encoding interleukin-17B, with translation MMDWTPSLLLLCAFSLTFMPAAFTEAKDRSKAVKGRRGQARDRVQLPGAQTSPPGPRLKANALAMDDTYTMVEEYEESIQEMVRQLRNSSEPPDTKCQVSLGLWSPNKRSLSPWAYSINHDAMRIPMDIPEAQCLCVGCINPFTMQEDRTMASIPIYSRLPVRRLLCQPGAKAPRKKKGCHKKYRMVMETIAVGCTCIF, from the exons atGATGGACTGGACTCCAAGCCTG CTTCTGCTCTGCGCTTTCTCCTTGACCTTCATGCCAGCTGCCTTCACAGAAGCAAAAGACCGAAGCAAAGCAGTCAAAGGAAGGAGAGGACAGGCTCGGGACAGGGTCCAGCTCCCGGGGGCCCAGACCtcccccccaggccccaggctgAAGGCAAATGCATTGGCCATGGATGATACATACACCATGGTGGAGGAATATGAGGAGAGCATTCAGGAGATGGTACGCCAGCTGAGGAACAGCTCGGAGCCCCCTGACACCAAGTGCCAGGTCAGCCTGGGACTCTGGAGTCCCAACAAGAGGAGTCTGTCTCCATGGGCCTACAG CATAAATCACGATGCAATGCGGATTCCCATGGACATCCCAGAGGCGCAGTGCCTCTGTGTCGGCTGCATCAACCCTTTCACTATGCAAGAAGACCGCACCATGGCCAGCATCCCCATCTACAGCAGGCTGCCTGTCCGCCGCCTGCTATGCCAGCCAGGGGCCAAGGCCCCCAGGAAGAAGAAGGGTTGCCACAAGAAGTACAGGATGGTCATGGAGACCATCGCCGTGGGCTGCACCTGCATCTTCTGA
- the PCYOX1L gene encoding prenylcysteine oxidase-like gives MAEPRPGRAALGLLAALVLLAGPGRAAAGEAPPGRIAVVGAGIGGSAVAYFLQQHFGPRVQLDVYEKGSVGGRLATITVNKQQYESGGASVHSLNLHMQDFVKLLGLKHRREVAGKSAIFGGEHFVLEETDWYLLNLFRLWWHYGISFLRLQMWVEEVMEKFMRIYKYQAHGYAFSSLEELLHSLGGEAFINMTQRSVAESLLEAGVTQRFIDDVIAAVLRSSYGQSMLLVPAFAGAMSLAGAQGNTWAVEGGNKLVCSGLLKLTKANVVHARVTNVSLHSAEGKPLYQVRYEDEEGQGSGFYDMVVIAAPLHHGKSNLTFENFDPPIPELSGSFQPTVTSVVHGYLNSSYFGFPDPKLFPFASILTTDTPNLFFNAMDNICPVNISSSFRRKQPQEPAVWRVLSQQPLDKQQLKTLFRSYYSVQVTEWQAYPYYDSTKTLPPIVLHDNLFYLSGVEWVASSMEMISMAAKNVALLAYNRWYQDLEKIDQKDLMHKVKTEL, from the exons ATGGCAGAGCCGCGGCCGGGCCGCGCCGCCCTGGGGCTGCTGGCcgcgctggtgctgctggccgGGCCCGGCCGCGCTGCCGCGGGGGAGGCGCCGCCCGGCAGGATCG ctgtggtgggcGCCGGCATCGGCGGCTCGGCAGTGGCCTACTTCCTGCAGCAGCACTTTGGGCCGCGGGTGCAGCTGGACGTGTACGAGAAGGGCAGCGTGGGCGGGCGGCTGGCCACCATCACGGTCAACAAGCAGCAGTACGAGTCCGGCGGCGCCTCCGTTCACTCCCTCAACCTCCACATGCAGGACTTCGTCAAGCTGCTGG GCCTCAAGCACcggagggaggtggcagggaagagtgcCATTTTCGGCGGGGAGCATTTTGTCCTGGAGGAGACGGACTGGTACTTGCTGAACCTCTTCCGGCTCTGGTGGCATTATGGGATCAGCTTCCTGCGCCTGCAGATGTGGGTGGAGGAGGTGATGGAGAAGTTTATGAG GATCTACAAGTACCAGGCACATGGCTATGCTTTCTCCAGCCTGGAGGAGCTCCTGCATTCGCTGGGCGGCGAGGCCTTCATCAACATGACACAGCGCTCGGTGGCAGAGTCACTGCTGGAAGCAGGGGTCACGCAGCGCTTCATTGATGACGTCATTGCTGCTGTCCTACGCTCCAGCTACGGGCAGTCCATGCTGCTAGTGCCCGCCTTTGCAG GGGCCATGTCGCTGGCAGGTGCCCAGGGCAACACATGGGCTGTGGAAGGAGGCAACAAGCTGGTGTGTTCAGGTTTGCTGAAGCTAACAAAAGCCAACGTGGTCCATGCCAGGGTGACGAATGTCTCTCTACACAGCGCAG AAGGGAAGCCCCTCTACCAGGTGCGCTACGAGGATGAGGAGGGCCAGGGCTCGGGCTTCTATGACATGGTGGTCATTGCTGCACCGCTGCACCATGGCAAGAGCAACCTCACCTTTGAGAACTTCGATCCGCCCATCCCTGAGCTCTCGGGCTCTTTCCAGCCCACCGTTACTTCTGTCGTCCACGGCTACCTGAACTCCTCCTATTTTGGCTTCCCGGACCCCAAGCTCTTCCCATTTGCCAGCATCCTCACAACCGACACTCCCAACCTCTTCTTCAACGCCATGGACAACATCTGCCCTGTCAATATCTCAAGTAGCTTCCGGCggaagcagccccaggagcctGCTGTCTGGCGCGtcctctcccagcagcccctggacaagcagcagctgaAGACCCTCTTCCGCTCCTACTACTCTGTCCAGGTGACGGAGTGGCAGGCATATCCCTACTACGACTCCACAAAGACCCTCCCGCCCATCGTACTCCATGACAACCTCTTCTACCTCAGCGGTGTGGAGTGGGTGGCCAGCTCCATGGAAATGATCTCCATGGCAGCCAAAAACGTGGCGCTCCTGGCTTACAACCGCTGGTACCAGGACCTGGAGAAGATTGACCAGAAGGACTTGATGCACAAGGTGAAGACAGAGCTGTGA